The DNA region GCCGGCTTCCAGCTGGCCGCCGATCTGCTGCGCCAGGCTGTGGCCGAACACCAGTGCTTCTCCGCGTTCGCGCTTGGCCGCCAGCTCCTCTGGACCCAGGTCGTCGAGGTCGGAATAGGGCAGGGTGAAGCGCGGCTTGATCAGGCCCTGCTCGGCGTAGTGCGGATCGCGGTCGGCGACGAACACCACCGGGTTGTAGAAGCTCGACAGCAGCCGGCCGCCGGGGCGCAGGACGCGGAAGCACTCGCGCCAGACAGGGCGGATATCCGGCACGTAGAGGTTGGAGATGGGGTGGAACACGCAGTCGAAACGCGCGTCGGCCAGGGCCGAGAGGTCGCGCATGTCGCCTTGCAGGGTTTCCAGCTGCAGGCCGTCTCGCCCGGCCACCTCGCGGTCGCGGGCGAGCTGCTCGGCGGAGGCGTCCAGCACCAGCACCTCGGCACCGGCGGCGGCCAGTACCGGGGCCTGCTGGCCGCCACCGGAAGCCAGGCAGAGGATGCGCAGCCCGCGCACCTCGGGGAGCCAGCCGGCGGGCAGCGGGCCGGGCGTGAGGCGCACCTGCCAGTCGCCCGCGCGGGCGGCGGCGATGGTGGCGGCGTCCACGGGGCGCGACCATTCGCAGTATTGCCGGGCCTGGCGGTCCCAGGCGGCGCTGTTGTGCTGGAGGATGTCCAGTGCGGGCTTGTGGCGGGGTATGTGGCGTTCCTTGCGGGGGTGGTCCGAGGCTTGGGTAGGAAGAAATACCTGAAAACGTCCCAAGAGTGACAGGGCGATGCAGAGCTTTAAGATGTCGAGCCGAAACTGCCACCTTGTACTGGGAACAGCCTCTACGGGTTGATGCGTATGGAAAGGGCAGAAACCAGTAATGCGCGTTTGAGGCAAGGTACTTCAAGAATGGAGCTCTGGGGACACTGATCCAATGGATAAAAAATCCCGGGTGGTTGTAAACCCACACTACACATCAAGGCTTCTTGGCCCGCTTGCCTTGGCTGCTGAGATGGACGCAGAAGGGCTTGTCCTGGGAGCGGTCGATTACACCAACCGGCGCCACTGTGAACTCGTAATAGAGAACCTGGTTCGGCCTACATTCGAACGACTGGATGTGAGTGAAGCGACGGAAGTCAAAAACTCCTTGGGTTACTTGGGTACAGACCCCAATGCCCGGAAGAGTTTGATTGAGGACAGGCTCCTGCTATGCGGCATTCCTCCTGAGGAACACTGCAAGTTCATCACTTTATTGTGGGCGGTTCTCTTTGATGATGAGGATGGCGATGCCGAGTCCGGTTTTGAACAGTTCAAAGTCGTGAATAAGCCGCTCGGCCGACATCGTTTTTCTCTCATCGGCCCACAGAAAAGAACGCTTGCAGAGCAGCTCGATGAGCTACGGATTCAGCTCGCTTTTTTAGAGCGGCAGAATTAGGAATAGGCGCGAGGCGCAGGCTGTTCCAGTTGGATTTAGGCACTCTGGGGGTTCAACCCGGCGGCGGCGGGCGTTAAGGTGCGCGGTCAGCA from Pseudomonas tohonis includes:
- a CDS encoding class I SAM-dependent methyltransferase, with product MGRFQVFLPTQASDHPRKERHIPRHKPALDILQHNSAAWDRQARQYCEWSRPVDAATIAAARAGDWQVRLTPGPLPAGWLPEVRGLRILCLASGGGQQAPVLAAAGAEVLVLDASAEQLARDREVAGRDGLQLETLQGDMRDLSALADARFDCVFHPISNLYVPDIRPVWRECFRVLRPGGRLLSSFYNPVVFVADRDPHYAEQGLIKPRFTLPYSDLDDLGPEELAAKRERGEALVFGHSLAQQIGGQLEAGFVLRGFHEDAQPNPRFVIDRYLPTFLATWAEKPL